The genomic region CATAATAAATTTACATGAATCTCTTTATTCAACACAATGCTGATAAAGTCTGTTGTTAAAGCTTTATGTGTTAGTGCTGCATGATTATAAAGGAGATAATTTATCATGATtaacacttcacttcacttgtgCTTTTTATTCCAATATAACACTTAATTCTTGTGAAATTAACTCTTTTCGCCTCCAAAAACATCTATGGCCCATGCAAATACATGCATGAAAAAGACATGTATGTGCTGAATGacaatggtaaaaaaaaatttgagATAACTGAACACTTTCAAAGATAATAGTGATCAATTGAATAAGTGTACAAGTAATATAATTATGAGATAAAgaataataattgtattttgAATTATACAAATAATTTGTATACGTCACCATCATAAAGACGCAGGCAATGGTCATGAAGATGTTTGCGATGGCCACCACTGTCTGGTCAGCTGAGATGGCCAGAGCCATGGAGGTGGCTGTGTAGGCTGCCAGAATGACGGTAAacatgaagaggaaaaaggCCTCTGCTGTGGGTTTAAGACctatatacacatacaaacacagaaaaaaaaattaagtagATACACTAAAAGCATAACTGATAAATACCAATTTCACTAAAGTCAGTCACTTtaagaaaactgtttaaaaatgagaataaaCTAAACATTAACTCAAATTGATGTAAATatacacaacaaatacacagactatggtcttaaatgtagagactAAGTATAGAAAAAGATCAGAAACATAGAtttatacatacagtagcaTAATGTGGTTATGTTACACACCAATCATGAAGTACGCCACGCAGGTGAAAACCATGGCGGGTATGGTCCTTAAAGTAATGATGTCAGACAGGATCTTAGACAGGAAGTAGACAGACAGCCTGTAGTAACCGCTGATATACTCATGACTAGAGAAAGAGATAAACACGTTAACAGTAAAAATGAACTTTATCTAGCAGTATCgttttaatactttaatttgcatatttaattaactaaaataaaaaaaataaaaaaatgaagatgtCCCAAGAAGTATAAGCttgtattttagtttgtttatagTTTGTTTTGGGAGATGACATGAAAAAACTAACATTATATGGAGTTGTAGTCAAGCTATGGTTAGTGTAGCCTAGCATAAAAACTAGCAGACAACTCCTCCAAAACAAAAAttgatattttaacatttgcaaATATGAGTAAGACAAATTAGATAATTGTGTAACGAATCAGAATTAAGTGTTGTTggaagtatttttattttttttaaactgtgtgtgtcagacccACATGAAGAGTTTCCTCTCTGAAATGAAGAGTTCAGCAGACGACAGGGAGCTGAAACACTGATTCACAACGATGAAGAAGAGAGCGCCaaacctgaaaacacaacaatccaTTACACAAGTACAAGTTTACTGCTACAATGATATTGGTAATACTACTACCACAACTGGTTCTACTACTGATAGGAGCTACTGTAAGCTTTCTTAAACTAAAGTTACAAGGTGGTGCTGGTGAAGacagttttacacattttacattgtaTAATAAAATACCTGTTCTGAATTCCACTCGAATCATTCTTGACATCAAAGAAAATGGCTCCTACAACCAGGGCAAGGAACAACGTTACCGCTACCtaaaacaggacaaaacagctttaattaatACTTGTCATTGTAGTGAAtgaacattattatattattttatggacTGAACCCGTTCatctgtttccatttgtttcctgtctataaattaagctaagctaaccagctaaTAGCTGTGGTGTCAAATTTATTTGAAAGACATGAGTAAAAATTAAATCTTTGTGTAATTTACAGTCATAAAGCATTTAATTGTACATTAATTGTAAttgctaaaatgctaaaagtCTGTTTCAGATACCTGATGTTCCAGTTCCTCTTGTCAACTGCATGCCAATTGGACAAATTTTAAGCactagtttttctttttatcctctgattttgttggattttttatttcttgtgtgtATACATGGAAGTTTCAGTTGATATCATGCTACACTTCAGAGATTTGCCAAACTGATACTATTCAGTACTAAAggttaattattaaattaagttCTCCTTCTACTTTTGCAAAGTTTGCTTCATGTTTCTACCTGGGCGATGGAGGTCTGAGGATTAAgcatgatgtttttaaatgttctcttGAGAACCCATCTGAACTGTGTCAGGAAGCTGGTGTTGTAGGTGATGGTTCTGGAAGGAGCAGTAGTGGTCAGCTGCTTTCCCCGAATTATCATttctgaaagagaaaagggggcAGAATTAAATTATGGATATTACTGCCTAACAGTGTCAAAGGTTGATCACCTCTGTACCACATAATATTGATGCAGTAAAAAGGAGCCTCAACCATCAACCATCAAAGTATTAACTGTATAAATGAACATGCTTTTCAAAAGTTGGACATCTATATTGTAAATCCTTTATCTGGATTTATCTCTTTCATGACCTGTAAGGCATAATCATCGAAATTTAAAAGAGTAAAtctttgaaatattttactttataagaATGAATAAAGAATATGAGTTAAACTCTTTGAAGCAAattaacaattataataatttgcTCAGATGCACATATGTGGAGCCATTGTCCACTATTGCGTAACCCACAATAGTGTTCAAAGAAATCTGAATAATGGGAAAatgtttaacttaaaaaaaaaaaaaagcgccccattttcactttcacaaaaAAGTCTAGAATATCAATTATTTTCAAGGGAAGTGGCAACTTTTCTCCAATACCACAATAATTTAGTACATAATGGAGTAATTGACCaccaaaaaaaaactgaagaaaaatactgtatatttgttcATGGCGTGGATTCAGCTGGTTATTCTTCAACCAGTACTTTTGCAATACTTCTTATCAGTGTTTGATAAGACATCTCACTCTGTGTTTAGTAAATTCAAATTAACTTTATCTTCTTAAAAATATATCAGATGACACATAATGAGATTCTATCCATGATGGTTTTGTACCTAGCTCAGCTTTGGTCTGTTTATAGTGGTAGCAATTGATGTATTCTTCCACTAGCTTGTCCTCGATCCCTCGCCTGGATATTGACACAGAGTCTGAATCTGGATCTAGATCTGGACAAAGAAGAAGGTGTCATTTGATTTCTtattaaatagtttttcatgttttttggtGACATCATGCAACTGTAACCAGCCTCGTACCTTCAGCTTCCATTTTGCTGAGGGCAACAGAAATCGAGTCTCCATTGATCACATCCAGGAAGAAGTCAGCAGGGTTATTGTGGGGCTCACAGGTGTATCCTGGGAAATTAAGTTCCAAAGTAAATTATATAAATCACCTTTACATCAGGTTAAATCAAAATGCATAAGTTAATCTTGTGTTTTTACCAATGTCTGAGAAATACTCCAACGCGGTCTGTGCAGGGCCATGGTAAACCTGGTTATGTGATATATTATGGAAACAAAAGTGTTAATGAGTCACGTAAACAAAATAATAGTCACATTAGCTGATGTGCATCTGTTTGTTTATAAATgcatatataatattaatatttttcaaTAAGAAGCAGTTGTGAGTGACCAGTTTGCCGTGGACCAGCAGCGTGAGGCTGTCAAACAGGCGGTAGATGGAGTATCGTGGCTGGTGGATGGACAGGATGATGGTGCGACCGTTTCTTGCCATCCTAAAGAAACAGGGTAAACTGGTTAAAGCCTGGTTTGTAGATGTTTGGATCTCAGCTAGTGTTGTGTGGGTAATGACTATTGTGTGATAGAAGCTCAGAAGGAGGAAGTGTGATGTTGTTGTGGAAGTCAAGGTGGATATTTTTGGTGATACTTGTATGTGAAAGAGATTAGTTGTATAATTAACGGAATTCCTGTATGAATGAAGCCAGGTATTATTCTTGTTGAGTTGATAAAGACCAAAAACAGGTAGTACACAGTGAAAATTGGACTTTATCAACttcaaataaaacctttttctgcTCTCTAACTGCTGAGGTTTTTCGTCACCACAAAGATTaactgtgtaggtgtgtgtatgcaccttttgagcaacagcagcacagagttAGCCGTGCTGGCATCGAGGCCTGTGGTGGGTTCGTCCAGGAAGAGGACGGGCGGGTCGATAATCAGCTCCATGCCGATGTTCgtccttttcctctctccaccgGAGACTCCACGAATCAGCTGGGTGCCCACCTGAACACAACATACACTTGTGATGGTGTTCACTGATTTAATGTATTCACTAGGAAACTTCATCCTTTctcttttgttatgtttttttttttgtttaactaattaaaattgtcattttaaacagtttttattccAGAGCCATTGCTGCCTTGAACTCTGCTAAAACTATCTGCAATGTTACGCTGCTAAATCAATATTCAATATGGGAAGCTGTATAATAATTGCAGgatgactgagtgtgtgtaggtgtgtattTTAGAGTTTTACTccatttatttgttcttttcactCGCACTAAAAGGATTGCATTCAATTTCGTAGTACTTGTGCAATGACGATAAAGATTCTATTATATTCCTTACATTTCTTATCATAACTATTGTTGCCCTTTGTCACTTGtccttttaaacttttaatttttgtcacacacacattttttatcagtttttttgccttttattcttcattttatCACTCCTAAATCACTAATGTTGTCTCTTCTTTTACTGTCATTCTTCATCACTCCCTTTCTTCCTCACTTTCTCCTCACCCTGGAGTTGGCTACTCGGGTCAGACCCAGCTCCTGGATCAGTTTGTCAActttctgctccttctcctgctgAGAGATGGTTGATGGAAGACGAAGTGCTGCAGAAAAGCTTAGGTTTTCCCTGACGGTCAGAGTTCCCATCACAACGTCGtcctacaaaaacaaaaacagaaaactatgTGATCAAAACAGTCCATGCTGAAAAATGGTGTTTTTCTTCAAGAACACAAAGACTAGATATAATTTTGGGTGGAGTTTCGTATGCCTCTAaaattttatatatacacacagtatataaatacacacatttatatatgtggtatatacatatatatatatatatatatatataccacaTGGGACTAAACCAGAGTCAACCTATGAAGCCCATCTTATGTTTTGTGCACTTCCTTTCTGCTTGGACCAGGAAATTCTCCTAAATTAAAGCAGCActactgtttcctgtcacagaGTTGCCTCCTGTGGATCCAGCAtcctgtctgtcttcctgtctcacCCACCTGCACAACATATCCagataaacatttaaagtttgGAGGCTGGGGAGCTCCGTCAATCAGGACTTCTCCTGTAAGACCTGCAGGGTCCTTCCTGGCTGCCAAAACATCTAGGAACCTAAAAGACAACAATTTACTTCAACAGTCCTGACATCATCTGTAAACGTCACAGGTTATTTCCAAAGCAGATTATCTTATAAGATCCACAGGAAGCAGAATGTGAAACATAATTTATGATCATGACTAATAACACTACTTCTCTGACAATACAATTTTCTGTTACACGCCAGGACAGGAGCAATGTGTGAACATATCTCGTTAACTTCTTACATAATAACAAACATAATTCATGACACTTACGATGACTTCCCACTTCCGGTTGCACCCATAATAGCGTTCAGACCTGGTTTCATGATcccactgaaagaaaaatagttAGATTACATCAATATAgtaatatatttagaaaaaaactaacttttGTCTGTTCTTTGCCAGTTTAAAGTATTGCAACTATCACTCTTATCAATGTTGAGTAACTAGTATGTGATAACCAGCAGCTACTTAGCAAAAaaaacagttattattttatcttattttacagTTGGCTCCTACAATGAAGACATAATCTGATTATTATTGAGGTTTGGAGGTGCAATTTAATTTTGTCACATATTGCTTATTTTTTAAGagccatttctcttttttttttccttatctcATTACTTTAGTTTAAACTGATAAGGCACTTTCcgttctttttctctttttcctccatgtTGCCACATTTTTCAGgaactgaaacagttttgaggtgttttttttcttagcaAACTGAGAATATAGTgagcttttagttttttattaaattgttttgcAATAGTCTGattcatggttttgtttttttgctgactcagacaaacactgagaacTTCCTCCTTTAAGCACCAACCATTACTCAGGTAAATTCAAGACACATGACCTAAcctattaaaaacactgaaaccatGATGCTGCAGTTTAATTTCACCTCgtgaagagagtgagagatggaggaagtATGCAAATCAAATATAGTACTTGCATAAAAGTGAAAGTACTCCAGTACAAGCAAAGTACAACTTAAAGTTATGTTTTTAAGTTGAAGTAGTGAGCGCATACTTGAAGTTCAAAAATAGCATTCAGAAAAAGTATTTCACTAAGAAAGTTGGTTTATCTGGGAATCAAGTGATTCATGTACTTAAACCGCCAATAACAGAGATTGAGAAACACAATGTGACAACTTCCTCTGTTCAATGTCGATCAGGCCATTAGTCAGTATGTTTCATAATCCTGTTAACAATAGCAGATATGAAGAGCCTGTTCTTTGTTTCATCCCTTCTTTTTGAAGGGATGGCTGTAGCTCAATAGGTAGAGAGCAGctgtctgccaatcacaggattggtggtttgattcccagctgccatgtcacatgccaaagtgtccttgggcaagatactgtaccccaagttgcccccagtgagtcagatcagctgaacagcagctctgccatcggtgtgtgtgtgtgtgcttgtgtgtgtgaatgggtgaatgagacgtagtgtaaagtgctttgagtgccagctaggtagaaaagcattATAttagtgcagaccatttaccattttttgATCTTATGTCTGTCTCAACCAtggcagcagaaacacaccaaGGTTTGAGAGGTGTAGTTTTGTCCCTCAGAATATTGTTTCACCTGAAAAAATATTCAGGTGCAGAGAAGTGGCTTTGGTTAAATGGTAACTACAATGTAGGTAAAGTACATGCCATTCAGCTGCCAAGCGGAAGAGCAGCGACCTGCTGTTAACTTGTTTGAGTAATCTGCAGGCATCTTTCTCACGTGTACAGATTTACTGAAGTAGTAAATGCTCCTGAGTATCTGTAAACACTCAACTTTAACTCAGTATAACAATTTTCCTGACTAAACCTACCTTCAACTTTGACTCAGGCTAGTCAATGAttacacacgcacatacacacactgaacaatAAAATACCAGAGATATTACCCACTATAAACATAGTGCATACAGACATGCTCACTGCACTTTGACCAATTGCATTTTTcataacatacacacataatcAAAAACTTTGACCCTTTTCATAACAGATTATAATCAGAGACTTTGGTCATTTCTAGTCATGCTGTATTACTAAAGAATATCCTGTTTTAAGTGCAAAGGGAAAAAATTTGgggtttaatttttttcttgacaattttttttagatatttttaaacaaatctgatcttaaacaaaacagctaatttaaattatttttttaaaaacagtttaaactggaaaaaaaaaaagaaaaaaagactaTAGATCTATGACCATCGAGCTAACAGTTATGTAAGTCAGCACACAACaacaatgctaacatgctaatgcTAAGCAGGTCTGATGTTTACCTTCTTGGTTtagtgtttagtgctaatttgTGCTAAACACAAAGTACTGCTGGTTTTCAAATAACAATCACATAGATTTTAACCTCATGGTGGATCAAGAAAAGTCAGAGGGTAACCAAAGCAGAGAAGTAAAAGTAAGAATTAATCATCTTGAGACCGTGAATCTGTTGTAAGTTTTGGggtaatatattaaaatgtgaccTTCTGCTGTCAAAGGATCACGAAAGCCAGTAGGATTCAACCTTTGGTTATAAATGTCTGTACAAACCTTAATGGAAATAATATATCTCATGGTTGTTGACTGTTTCAGTGTTGACCAAAGTGGTGAACTGACTGACCTGCAGTCATGATTCTAGTGTGgttaataaaaatagaaaacaatctTTATCCCTACCACTATAGTGGCAAACAGCCAAAGTGTGCATGGTCATATTTCTTCAGGTTATAGAGAACCAACATGTTTCTGTGAATAACACCCTGAACTTTCTCAATCAGTCAAGTATCAAAGGTTTGGAGAGAGTTCAGCATCCGGTCACCATGTCTGTTTGTTGGTTTAAGCTGATAGTCAATGTTTTCATACAAGCTTTTGTATGCATGTGCATTTGTGCCACAGAGGAAAAAACGGGAACCCGAATCCCTGGACAAAGCTAACTTCCTTcctaatgtatgtgtgtatgtgtttgatcCAAGTGGGCCTTGATCGTGTCACGTTTGCCTCTCGTATGGGCCTCCCGTCAGCACGtagccaaacaaacacaaaatgactgCACAGGCACCTCAGCTTACCAAAAATCAGAGTTCAAACTGAGTCACCTGGGAGCTGGATTTTGCTTTTATGtctttgaattaaaaaatgaacagaagTGGTGTTTGAATGACTGCAGGTTGCAAATGGTTTGCAAATGTGCTAATGAGCATGGTCACAAGTCAGGTTTGTTGAGAAATCTTGTCAAGCTCCTAGAACCAAATACGTAATCTTATTCAAATTTACATGCATAGTTTTGGTTTTGGATTTTGTGTCTTGAATGAAGGTGAAATATCACTTACATGTTAATCTTAACATTACTACTAATGCTGATTAACATACAGCAAATTAAGACATTTAACattatacaaaaagaaaaaggttaaatgtcatttttgacCCAAAACTCcacagtttattaatttatttaggCTTTTATTTTAGGCTTATTAGTAGTTGTGTGGATTTCAGTTCACTCCTTTATTCTTAacacattttgtgatttaatcTTCGCTTGtttacacatataaacacagctGCCTACAAGAAATACGATTGTTTGGAAGAAGATTGGTTTGGCAGCACATTAGCAACAGTGCACTCACTTGAGGTCAATGAGGATGTCTTTGGTTGCAGCCTTCTTACAGGAAAAACAGCTTCCTCCCTGTTTGACCTTGTAGTAAATGCTGTGGAAACTGACAGTGGCACCATGCCGCTGATGTCCCAAATctgcagactgaaaaacaaTCAACTCACCCCAGCTGACATAATTCTAAAATCTCTACTGTTAGCATCAAGGGAGTACGAAAACAAAGTTTCCTTCTGCAAttaataaacttttaaatatttaaggaGAGAAAGTAGAAGGTACCTGGTGTTTTGAGGCTCCATTCAGCCCAGGATCCATCTTCTCTTGGTTCTCTGAAATCCTTTAACCTTTAACACTTCACAGAAATATTTTGCTGTTACTAAAACAAAGtaatttccaaaatgtaaaagtcaaTTTCAATATATTAAAATTCAATATATGAAATTTGACCATCCATGTAAAAGAATGGAAAGCtgaacataaataattaaaagtaaaattagacAAACTTTGTTGATTCAAGGGGATGTGCCAGAAGATACAGAGGTTATTTTAATGTATCCATATTATAAACATATagtatataaacacacaacattcaCATGCAGGCTGTGTTTGACACAACTGATCATAAAATTCTGTTGGATACATTGGAGGCATTAAATGGGTACAGCTGGCTCTGCTTGAAACTGATTCTCATATCATATCAATTAGGTCTTGAGTTTCTGCGGTGTGCTTGCCTTGGTCGATAAAAAGATTCATTTAACTGTTATGCTAATGACACAGCTGAACGTCCCTACTGCGCATATTACCAAACTTGTCCAATCTTGTTTCTTATgagtaaaaatgcaaaaatgaaatcTTCGTTCAATTTAAGTGATGTAGAAACTATTCATGATCTTATCTCTTCTGGCCTTCATTATTGCATCTGTTAGAgatttaaaacatctaaaaccTGTTCGGTAGAGCAGGGAGGTTCAACCACATTACGCCTAGTTTTTATCTCTCTATTGACTCCTTGTTTTAGGATTGAGTTTAagatttttaactttttaaccaTGAATTCAACTAAAATGCCCTGCATGAGGAAATCAGACTGTCTGAGTCAGCTTCATCTTTTAACTCTTGTCATGGAGGtctaatacattttaatcaaattGCCTTTCCTCCTTCcatgtgtttttagtttaaatagtttatttttaatgatttagtCACTTTAGTTTGTTATAgttatgtctgtttttattgtccagtacaattattattagtagtagtactagtagcaGTATTAAAGACAAATACATTATCTACTTAGCTAGCTTCTTACTGACAATAACATATCAGAAGCCATGAAACCTACAAACAACTACATTATTTTGGGGTTAGATtatttggaaaaagaaacactCTTTCACTAAATGCTGAATTTGGGGAAATTTACAGTTCTTTACTCAACAGTCCATTTAATCAAAGCTGTCctataataaagtgaaaaatacTTAACACAGTATCTAAAgtagtatacacacacagtgaagacatTGAATCTGTGTGACTTAACAATTATGTTTTTCTACTCTAAGTGACCAGGGTTacatataataattataatgaattCTATTATTTGGTATTTTACCAGTATGCTACACATGACAAGCTACCCTGATGTTATGATGAAAATCCATTAAAGTGCAGAAACAGCTGTGATATTAATCTTGTGGTAAGACTTACTATACTGCAGAAATACAATTACATGCAAAGTCTATATATTCAAAGTGCTACAGAATAAAAAGTACTGAGTCATTTGAGAAGGCTTATTGTAACttataataaaatgtcacaaattatAATATTTGAATCAGAAAAGTAACATTTAACTGTAGCTGTAGTTAAAATCATTGAAATAAATCACTAGTTACACTGAAGTTCTTGCGGACATGTACGTACCTTCCACCactcatttttatgtttgtgttctgtCCCAttcagtcaaaaacaaaaccttaaaCCTGACAACCTGATGTAAACTGATCTTTCTCACAGCAGTGCAGACATGAGATTTATCTCTGTGACAATACACAGGCAACAACCAGAGTTCATTTCTCACCTGTCTTAGCCAGAAAATCCGTGTGAACAGCTGCTGACGGACATCGACAACCAGAGGACACTGACCAGgagagtgtgtgtacacagactGCAGAGATCAGAGTGCGAGAGCAgtttgttcactgtgtgttttatggcTGAGTCATgataagagaagaagagaggaaggcaGCAACCAGTGTGTGAGTCACGCTGCCTCTTCTCCCTGTGTAAGCATTTAAAATGAGACGTCAGTACATCGCTGTCGAATAAAAGTCCTGCATTACAAAATCCTTCTTAAAATAACCCAtaagcttattattattattatgttgcttatactttttttttttttttaatcacaaaaaaaaaaaaatagaagctACATTTCTGTTGGAGTTGGTGTGaactttatttgtttactttatAAGGTGTTGAGGTAAAACATTTACTTGCAGGGCAGTAAGACAATGTCAacctgttttgattttttttaatctaataaatGTGTAAACCAGTTTTCTGTTGGAAATCTGTAAATCtagtgtttacatttacatttcaaataagaaataaaataaaataaaacattgctaCATCAAATTGAAAATGGCAGCTATTATTTATGAGCTGATTTGCATTAAACATAGGCTGAAATACTAgtattttgcattttatcagaaaacaacattttaagagctaaaatattttatgaaaaatagTTTGCAGAAAAAGGTAACTACTATGTCAGATAGATATAGGTTTTCTCTCAGGGATCATGTACATAAACAATTTCATAAAAAGAGAATAGACACATTGCACCACATTTAGCTAACAGCTAATTTCAATCTGCAATTAGTTGGTGGGTAAACAGCGGTGAGTAAGTAAAAATCATacttttagtaaaataaaatccactcGTTGAGCCAAAAATGAATGttgaaatacacattttcaaaaataaaagcagaccGTTGCATTCCTTAAAAAAAGCAGATtatgcaaaaacaacaaaatgtcaaTTCACATTGGCATTTTATGTCAATGTAAATTGacataaaatgacattaatatatttagttttctaCAACTACCTCCTCCTCACTTAttcagtctttgtctttgtgtgtggtCCGCTTGACCAAGTGTAACAGGACACTTAAGTTGTCTCACTGGATCATAAGCCAAGACAAAGCCTCCAAAATGTGTAATggtacatttaaaaagtaagtaagtaagttaatcaaacacacaggttatttacaataaataaacaatgcatGTGCTCTTACCAACAGTCTGCTCAGAGCCATACCACTGTGTCTCTGCCTCTTAGCCCCGCCCTGCAGATCGAACAATTACAcaactaaaaagtaaaaacaccatAAAAAAGGAGTATGAGTACTGCAgtctgaaacaaataaaatatttactggcataaacaacacaacagttaGATTTAGACATAAAACTGCATATATCTGGATAAAACTCTTAATTAGGCTGTGATTGCTTCCACCTGGATGTTCCCCACACATGAAGATCCTCTGGTTCTGAGTCAATGTGGAGAAAACACGAACAAATACCTGCAGTTCTGCAGTTTCGTGGCAGAAATAACTGAGGGTAACTTAGTACACTTACGGAAGTAATGTACTCTAGCTTTGGGGTACTTtgagtatttatattttatatttcagagagaaagacatcaCTTTGGAATCCACCAGTCACCAtaagtttgtgtgtctgttgtgtgcTTCAGCAGCGCCATCTGCTGGTTAGACCTCAGTAATGTACATCTAAATGAGCTTCAGCCTGTGTCAGGAACATTCAATGAAACCTTATACGAACGTGTCCTGTTCTTCTCATTTACTTTTAAAGTCACTTTTAAATGGACACATGTCCTGTTGCTGATTTCCTGTGCTTAGTGTACTAAAGCAGATTTAAACGTCCTCATTTAACATATATCATATATTCTAAtgtcaaatttaaaataatagtaatgcTAGGTAAATAATATATTCACATGCGTAAATGGAAACAAA from Anabas testudineus chromosome 18, fAnaTes1.2, whole genome shotgun sequence harbors:
- the LOC113168640 gene encoding broad substrate specificity ATP-binding cassette transporter ABCG2-like codes for the protein MDPGLNGASKHQSADLGHQRHGATVSFHSIYYKVKQGGSCFSCKKAATKDILIDLNGIMKPGLNAIMGATGSGKSSFLDVLAARKDPAGLTGEVLIDGAPQPPNFKCLSGYVVQDDVVMGTLTVRENLSFSAALRLPSTISQQEKEQKVDKLIQELGLTRVANSRVGTQLIRGVSGGERKRTNIGMELIIDPPVLFLDEPTTGLDASTANSVLLLLKRMARNGRTIILSIHQPRYSIYRLFDSLTLLVHGKLVYHGPAQTALEYFSDIGYTCEPHNNPADFFLDVINGDSISVALSKMEAEDLDPDSDSVSISRRGIEDKLVEEYINCYHYKQTKAELEMIIRGKQLTTTAPSRTITYNTSFLTQFRWVLKRTFKNIMLNPQTSIAQVAVTLFLALVVGAIFFDVKNDSSGIQNRFGALFFIVVNQCFSSLSSAELFISERKLFIHEYISGYYRLSVYFLSKILSDIITLRTIPAMVFTCVAYFMIGLKPTAEAFFLFMFTVILAAYTATSMALAISADQTVVAIANIFMTIACVFMMIFAGLLVNLPSIVPWLAWLKYLSIPRYGLTALEINEFTGLKFCDGSNGSAYQPICTGEQFLEDQGVDYSTWGFWQNHLALIIMIICFLTITYLKLRFIRKFT